AAGACCTCTTCTCCCAGTGCCCTGACGGCAATTGTCGGTGCCGGGTTGACGTGCTTGTTCTGACGGGCATTGTGATCGTTTCCGCGCGGTCTCATTGTGCAGGGATTATCCTGTTTCTGTCTCAATTTCCAGCCAAAAGACCGTATTCGTTACTTTTATAGAAGGTTGAGGAAACGTATGGAATCGTCCTTCTTATCCCGTTTCCGGGAGTGATCGGGAAGATGAATGGGGAGAAGTAGACATCGGGGAGATATATTGCTTCTCCCGTATGGTACCGGATTGAGTGTAATTGAGGCGTGACTTGTCCCGGAGGGGGGCGTAGAGTCGCCCCCGGAGTTCAACACATGAGAACAAGCGACTTCCTCGTCATTGGATCCGGTGTGGCCGGATTGAGTTTTGCCTTAAGGGCTGCCAAATATGGCAGCGTGGTTGTTATTACGAAGAGCAGTGCGCTCGAATCGAGTTCCGCGAAGGCTCAGGGCGGTATTGCCGCCGTGATGGACAAGGACGATTCGTTTAAAGAGCATATCGAAGACACATTGGTAGCCGGTGCCGGACTTTGCGATGAAAGTGCTGTCCGCGTTATTGTGGAGGAAGCGCCGGATGCCATTCGCGAGTTGCTTGACTGGGGAGTTGCCTTCGACCAGGAAGAAAATCATCATTACGAACTCGGACGCGAGGGTGGGCATTCGCATCGCCGGATCCTGCATGCAAAGGATACGACGGGATTGGAAATCAGTACCAAACTGCTTGAAGCAGCCAAACGTTCCCCTAATATTACGCTGTTGGAACACCATTTTGCAATCGACTTGATTACGACGGGCAAGCTGGGCCTCGTGACGGAAGATCGCGTGTTGGGAGCCTACGTTCTGAATCGTGAGACGGGAGATGTGGATATTTTCCGTTCCGATCGCGTTTTGTTGGCAACTGGCGGTACTGGTCGTGTGTATCAGTACACAACCAATCCGAATTCTGCTACGGGCGACGGCATCGCGATGGCTTGGCGTGCCGGGGCGACAATTTCCAACATGGAGTTTGTCCAGTTCCATCCCACTTGTTTCTACAACAAGCGAGCCGAAGGGGCGGAGTCCCGCTCATTTCTGATCTCCGAGGCCGTGCGCGGTGAAGGAGGGGTGCTGATCGGTGCGGACGGACAGGAATTCATGTCCCGCTATGACAAACGCAAATCCCTGGCTCCCCGCGACATTGTGGCGCGAGCCATTGATTCGGAGATGAAGCGGACAGGCAGTCCGTGCGTGTTTGTCGACATTTCCCATAAGCCCGAGGGCTTTGTAGAGGAACGCTTCCCTTTGATTTATGAAACGTGCCGCAAGTACGGTATTGATCCTGCACATGAACCGATTCCGGTTGTCCCGGCTGCCCATTACCAGTGCGGCGGTGTCTTGACGGATATCAACGGTCAGTCTACTCTGAGAGGTCTTTTCGTTGCCGGAGAAACGGGCTGTACAGGATTACACGGCGCTAACCGTTTGGCTTCCAATTCTCTTCTGGAATGTGTCGTTATAGCCAAACGTTCTTTGAAGTCGATGTTGACCAAACTTCCTCTGGGGCGTGGTGAACCCCACGAATATCCGATTCCGGAATGGCACCATGGCGATACGGCTCTGCCCGATGAGCTTGCTATCATCTATCACAATTGGGATGAAATCCGTACGCTGATGCAGGATTACGTTTCCATCGTCCGGACGGACAAGCGCCTCAAGCGGGCAGCGGCCCGCTTGCGCATGCTGCACCGGGAAGTCAAAGAATTTTATTGGGGATATAGAATTACGCCGGAAATACTTGAACTCAGGAACCTGATTGCCGTAGCATCACTTATCGTGGATTGCGCAATCAGGCGCAAGGAAAGCCGTGGCCTGCATTATACGTCCGACTATCCCGCTCCTGCCAAGGACAGCGCACCGTCCACAATACGACGTTGGTAATTCCCCCGTAGATGCGCATTTTCATTCCAGTTCTCATCCTGATTGGTACATCCTATGCAGATATCCAGTCTTCCCCTTCTTCTCCAGAGGGGAAGGTGAAAGGTCCTATTGTGGCCGTACCGACACGCCGGAATGTCCCCTCCTCGCCATCACCCCGGGTATCAACATCTTCCATGCCATCGGCAGGTTCGTCCGGAAGAGCGCACTCCGCTGTCCCGAAGGTACCGATTATAGAACCCAGAAGCCGGACTTCCATCGTTAACGGGGTTTATCCCTGGCGGAAAAACATTACAGCTACGGTTTTTTGGGTCGGGGAAAGTGCTACGTGTCGCAATCCCGTTTCCAATGACAAGAGTTCCTGGGATGCTTCCTGGCAAGATAGTTTCGGAGGGTTTGACGATCCGGATCCGACGAAACGCGGATTGAATAGGCCGGCGGGATTTATTCCCAAACAGAATCCGTTTTACGTTGCCTTACCGTACAATGATGTTTCCAAGGGGCGTCACAAGCCGGAGGCGTCGCGCGTGATCCCGTGGTTCAACCGGGATTTCGAACGACCGGGCAAGAGCGTTTGCAAGGGCAAGTGGGTTCAGATCTGGTACAATGGTAAATATTGTTTTGCCCAATGGGAGGATTGCGGCCCGTTTACCACGGAAGACTGGGAGTATGTATTCGGAGATTCTCCTCCGAAGAACAAGGCCAATTTCGGGGCGGGAATTGATATTTCTCCTGCCGTCCGTGACCACCTCGGCATCAAGGGAGGGCATGCCGTTGTCGATTGGCGGTTTGTAGATTTCCACCGGATCAAGCCGGGCCCTTGGTCGAAGTACGGAGACAACAATCCCTTTCAGCGTCCCGAACTGGCTCCCGAGAAGATTCGTACGGATCGTCTCAAACGCCAAAGAGATGGCATTGAAAAGAAGTTGCTCCAGTCCGACATTGATAAATTGAGGCGGGAATTGCAGGGTTAAGTAGCTTGTTTTGCCGGCCTCGGAGTAGGCTTTCTTTATTACATTTAACGCCCCAGAATGGCGTAGGCTTCCGTCCATACGTCATCCCATGGAAGGTGTGTCAGCGCTCCGTAGAGAGGGTGGCTCCAAAGCCTGGCCCGCATAGCGGCCGGGCCGGGCTGGCCGATGAGGAAGCGTGTGAGTTGTTCCGCCCGGGCCAGCGAAGGGTAGTTGCGGGCAACGAGTTCTGCCAGGGCCAGGTGTTCTTCGTCCGTCATGGCGGTAGCAGGGCGTGTTTCTGGGATTTTCATCTGGTCATTCCGACAGGCGGAACAGTGACCGCACGGGGAACTGGGGAATCCGAAGTAATAGTCGAGATTGGCACTGAGACAGGATCCGTCAGTCAGGAAGCGCATGATGATGTTAAAGCGTTCCTGTTCGTGTTGCATGCGTTCGTACATCAAACGGACGTAGCGGTCACGCCAGACGGTCGGAGGCAGTGCGTCGGGCGAGGGTTCCAGCTCTATGGCGATTTGGCGGAAAGTCGTCTTCCATTCTCCGGTGGCGTCCAGATCTGCAAGCCAGGCACAGGCCTCGGCAAAAGAGATTCCGAAGGCAATAGCCGCATCCTCGACTTCACCTTCGCGGTGAGCGTTCAGCCAATGCAGACGTTCCGTTTCTTCGTGGTTCCGTCCGGAGAGGATAGTTTCCAGCGGGAAAAGGGGTTTGACTTTGTAGTACTGGTAGCCGGAGCCGGTTTCTTTCAGCGCGCCTTCCCTCTTCAGGTCGAAGAGAAGCCTGTTGAACACTGTTTCCGGAAGATCCGATTCCGTTGTTGCTGCATAGTAGGAAACGACGTGTCTTCCCCGGATGAGCAGGCGGGACAGGGCGACTTCCAAAGACCGCTCATCCGGCAGAGATGCGCGGATCCGGTTCCCGGCGGCGATCGTGTCTCCCGGAGAGATGAAGATAAGGCTCTGGGCGGGCTGCCCGTCGCGTCCTGCCCTGCCTGATTCCTGAACGTAGGCTTCCGGTGATGTGGGAGGATGGAAGTGGACGACGGAGCGCACATCCTGTTTGTCTACTCCCATGCCGAAGGCGATGGTAGCGACAAGGACATCGGTTTTCCCCGCGAGGAAAGAGTCCTGGATGCAGGCTCGGGCTTCCGTCGGCATGCCGGCGTGGTAGGAACGTGCTTTGATTTGGCGATTCTGAAGCCATGCGGCCAGGTTGTCCGTGTCTTTTCGGGTACGGACATAGATGATGCCGGGGGTATTGCCGGGAGACTGCAGAAATTCAAGCAAAGCATCATTGCGAACCTCTTCATCGACGAAGCGTACGCTACGGCGGATATTTTCCTTGCTTGGCGGAAGGCAGAAGGCGTCGTTTGCCCGGATGTCGAACAGGCGGATCAGGTCTTCCCTGACGCGGACGGTAGCCGTGGCTGTTAGAGCCAGAACTGCATGAAAAGGGCGCGTTTTGGCATAAGAGGGCAGTCCCAGGTAATCCGGGCGGAAACTGTGCCCCCATTCTGACAGGCAGTGAGCTTCGTCTACGACAAACAATCCAAGGGGGACCCCTTCCATGGCTCGTTGGAGTTCCTGTCTTTCCAGGGATTCCGGAGCGACGAATACCATGCTCAAGGTTACGGAGGAAATTGCATGAAGGACCTCGGTTTTTTCTTCATCCGTCAGTGAGGAATCATACCGTGCTGCGGCAATTCCCAGGCGGACGAGGCTGTCTACCTGGTCGCGCATTAGGGCGATCAGGGGAGAGACGACTACCGTCAATGCGTTCAGCATGACTGCAGGAAGCTGGTAGCATAAACTTTTCCCCGATCCCGTGGGCAGGACCCCCAGACAAGAGCGTCCGTCCAGGATTGTTTGGATTATGTTCCTTTGCAGGGGGCGAAAATCCTGTTTTCCAAACAGGGGAAGAAAGGATTCCGGAGTTTGCAGAGGATGTGGCATGAGATGCATGGTACAGTTCAGGCCGACGGATGGCGAGTCCGGTACCTGTCACGCCGGGGTTTCCGGTTTACCCGATCAGATATTTGCCGAATCTGGGAATAGAAAGCAGTCTGGCAATCAGGTAGGTGATGACAATGGTGCTGATTCCGATGGCAAAAGTACTGATGGGGAAGGGAAGTGAAGCGTTCAGAAGTTTGAACATCATGTTCAGAAAGAAGATGTGCATTAAATACATCCCGTAACTGGCTTCGGAAACCTTCCTGAAAAATGCATAGACGCGACCCTGGGAGGAAGGAAGGGCCTTAAAGAGCAGGAAAATGCCCGTACACATCAAGGCAACGTTGAAGGTGCAGAAACGCCAGCTCAATTCCAGTTCCGGTACCAGAACGGCTGTTTCCGTGCGATGATGGAAAACTCCGGCTGTAATGGCATAGCCTGCCAGAAACAGGAGTAGTCCGGTGACGACGTTCCGCCGGGGACTCCAGTGGATGTAGGTTCTGATATAGTGGCCGAGAACAACGTAACCGATAAAACCGGAGAAATACCAGAGGGTTCCGAATTCATTCCAGTCGCATTCGCCATAGAATCCCGGAACAAGTTCTCTTCCGTAATGGTAGAAGGTTGTCAGGAACCAGACTGCTAGAAAGGCAAGTTCGAATTTTCGGGAACATTCCCGGAGCCAGGGTGAAATAACAGGCATGAACAGGTAAAGCCCGAGCAACATGTACACAAACCACAAATGACCGCTAGCATCGGTAAAATTGTAGAGCAGGCGTTGGAGATTGCCTGTAGCCTGGTCAGTGGAAATTTCTCCCCAGGACAGCGGCAGGAGTGCGTATAGCAGGGACCAGATAGCGAAGGGGATGACGACACGCGTAAAACGGCGGCGATAAAATTGTCCGGGACTTTCCCTCAGAGGGACAAGCAAATAACTGGATACCATGACGAATAAAGGAACGGCAATGCGAAGGGCACTTGCAAACCACGTGACCCATCCTGTTGCTTCCGGTCCCGAAAAGTTGACTTTTCCACCTTCTCCGATGTAATAAAATTCAAAAGAATGGATCAGGATGACCATGCAGCAGGCTGCTGCGCGGAGATAATCGAGGAAGACGATTCTGTCTTGTTGTACCGGTACCGTGTTCATGGGAAAAAGAAACGTTGGAGATGACCGTTAACTACGGTGACTAACCGGCGTTTCTTTCAGATGCGGTACCCTGGTCTTTTTAGTGTAGGAACTTCCGGCTCCCTGCTATAGCGAATTACCGAACAGGGTGGAACCTGACATGGTCCCGGGACGCATCGTCGGATCGTTACGCTGGTCCTTCATGTCGAGAGGGTCGACGATGGAATCAGGGTCTTTGCCGGAGGTTGGAGAAGGTGTCGTCTGTTTCGGTTGTCCGGTCGTTGAGGATGACTTCCCGGGATCCTTTCCAAAAGGAGTGATCGGTCCGAATGAATCCGGAACGGAGAATTTGCCGGAAGTCGTATCGTCGTCCCCCCAGAGATACGACTTCCGGGAAGAGACTTCTTTGTCGTTGATCAGCAACGTGACTTTCCAGGTCAGGACGGGACCTTTTGTGAAGTATTCGTCCCCAATCACCGTAAAACATGTTTTTTCTTCTCCGCCGCTGCGGCCTTTAGGGAAGGAAATGATTTTTTTATGGACTTTGGAGCCTGTGTTCCCTTGTTGATATTCGAAGACGAGCCGGGCCGGGAGTTCCGGTTGCCCGTCTGTCCACGTGACGTAATAATACTGTCCCAGACGATTGCGGCGTTCTTTGGCCGTGATGGCTCCGTACATGATGTACGTTGTCTGGGCTCGCATGAGACCGGTTTCGAATGCCGAGGAATCCGTGGACTTGACGGGAACTTCCCGTACGGATTCCAAGCGGGATTCGTAAGTGCATGAGGAAAGCGCGCAGAAGGCGCCTGCGCAGAGGGCGGGAAGCAGTCTCATGCCGATATTGAACCGTGGCTGCTTCCGGGTGTCAAGGCCGGAGCAGGTCGGCGGCTTGCAGAGTTTACAGGACAAATTTGAAGCCAACGGCCAGCCAGACAGGCAGGGTGAGGAAGGAAACGAAGGTCGTTACCAGGCACACCTGCATGGCCAGTCCCGGGAGTCCTCCGAATTGTCGTGCGATGATGACCGGAATCATGGCGGAGGGAATTGCCGATTGGATGACCATGATCTGCTTGATCTCTGTACTGAAGGGAAGCAGCCATGCCAGGAGGAGGATCAATACCGGGGCGACTATCAGGCGCCCTACGATGCCGCTGATAATTGTTTTGGGTTTCCATTCGACGCTTTTCCAGGAATCGTACATGGTGGCACCGAAAAGAAAAACGCACAATGGAATGGCGCAGTTGCCCAGCATCTGCAGCGTCTGTTTGATGGGGGCTGGCGTTACGTAGCGGTCAATGCCTGTCCAAACCAGGAAGAGACCGAGCGTTACCCCGATCAGAGGCCCGCGCAGGAAGACTTTCGGAGAAATATTTTTGAATCCGCCGGAGAGGATAATGAGTCCTACCGTCCAGATAGCGATTTCACAACCGGTGTTATGGGTCATTAGGATACCCATCATCGGATTGCCCGGTGTGGTGAACATGACCGCAATGATGGGGATGACGAAGAAGCTGTAGTTCTGAATACCTGCCGCCAGAGTGAAAGTACGGAGTCCAGTACCGATATGGTACCCGAACAATTTGCCGACGAGCCATGCTGAGGCGATTCCCAACATGCACCCGGCAAAGCCCGCTCCGGCCGCTTCCAGCGAGAAGGCCGGGCTGCGCAACATCTCGTTGCCGAGCATGCTGGAGAGTACAAGACAGGGGTAGCAAATATCAATAGCCAGTTTGCTGATAGGCTTCTCGTGGTTCGGGAGCAGCCAATGCATTCTTCTGGCCAGCCAGCCGAGCCCGATGATGAGATAGACCGGAATAATAGCCAGGAAGGCGACGGCAACGGGATCGGTAGAGTTCATACTGTTTGTTTTTTGTTTGCCGCCCTGTCCGGGTGATCGAGGGCATCAAGGGGGATCAGCTCCGTGGCCTTATCTCATCCGATTTGATCCGGTAATTCGAGGGATTTTTCCGGCATGAAATTGATTTGCCGGGCGGGTTGTTGAACTGGGGATGCCGGGGAATTGAAGGGAGGTTGATATTTTTGGTCAGATAATTGCACAGTTCCCGGACAGAGCGGAACACACGGGAAGGATTGGCCGCTTCCAGTGCAGGGATGTCTGCCGTTGTTCCCCAGGCGGCAGATAGACAATCGACTCCGGCTTCTCGACAGGCGGAAATATCCGATACGGTGTCTCCAATGTAAAGGAAGTTGTCCGGACGGAGGCGGAATTGGCGCATGAGGTCGACGATGGCCGGTGCTTTACTGGAATACTTGTCCGAACCGGTTTTGATGGTACAAAACAGACCGGACATTTTGAATTGTTCCAGAGTGATGCGACAGCTTTCCTTTCCCTTGCCCGTGACGAGGGCAAGACGAATTCCCCTGGCATGCAGGGTATCAAGCAGTTCGAGGATACCGTCGAACGGACATGGGCATTGATCATGCAGGCGGCGATAGGCAGTGAGAAAGTCCCGGAGGGCCTCTTTCCATCGGTCATGGACGATTTGGCGGATCATACCGGTTTCATTCAGTCCGAAAGTCTGGACGATTTCCGTTTCGCTCAACCTATGTCCGGCATGCGGGGAAACGGCTTCTTCAAATGCCTGGAGGCACATTGGAATTGTATCCCCGATAGTACCGTCCAGGTCAAAGGCGATCATTTTGATCATTGTTGTTGTGTTCCATTGATGTTCCTGATGACGCGACAGGGATTGCCGGCGGCGACACAATGGGAAGGGATGTTCCTCGTGACGACGCTGCCTGCCCCGATGACGGTACCTTCTCCAATGGTGACGCCGGGGAGAACGATAACCCCGCCTCCCAGCCAGCATCCATTGCCGATGCGAACCGGCAGGGCGCGGGTATGGCAGAAGTAGGCGCCACTTTCCGGATTCCAGTCGTGAACGAGTCGTTCCTCCAGATCGATTGGGTGGGTCGCCGTGTAGATTTGCACGTTGGAAGCGATCAAAACATTGTTGCCGATCCGGATTTCATTGCAGTCTACAAACGTGCAATTCATGTTGATCGACACATTATTGCCGAGGTGCATATTGCGGCCGTAATCGCAGAGGAACGGTGTTGCAACTGATACGTTCGTCCCCATGCTGCCGAAGAGTTGCCGGAGAAGGTGTGTTTTTTCCTGTTTCCGCCCGTAGGGCAGGGAATTGTAGGATGCGAGCAGTTCCCGGGTTCTGTTTTTGTAGTCCAGAAAGATCGGATTGTGGCAGTCGTAAAGTTCACCTGCCAGGCATTTTTCGAGTTCAGTCATAGTACCCCGTATCATGAGGAGTGCTCCGTGACATCTCAAGTAACAGGGTGTTTCAAATTTTGGGGAAGCGGGGAGGAGTTTCTTCAACAAGTCTCCGTGCAATTGCCTCTATGATAAACAGAGCGGGGACTTGAGTCGTCGCGTTGTATCCTCCGTTGATCCTTTGCTGTTTAACGTTGTAGTCGATATTCTCGTCCGACAGATGGGCCAGCGTAGTATTCGGAGAATTGGTAATGCTCAGGATGCTGCATTGCCGGAGACGGAACTGCTGGACGATATCGATCACTTCTCTCGTTTCCCCGCTTTCGGAAAGGGCGATGACGACTGTATGTGCGTCCTCGGATTCCGTGATGGGATAATGCGTGTCTTCCAGACCGATAGAAAATTTTCCCAGGTTGGAAAAATACCGGGCTCCGTATTTGGCTAAAGTGCCGGATGAGCCCTGTCCGACGAAGATGACTTTTTGCGCGGTACGTACCATTTCCACCGCCTGGCTGATTTTTTGTTCGAAGGCACTGGTGGCCGTCCTTTGAAAATACAGCAGCAATTCCCGCAGATCCTTGCGGGCCGGTATTTTTTGAATCAGTTTCCTTTCCCTTTCCAGATGTTTCTTGAAATCGGAATACCCTTCGCATCCCACCTTGATGCAAAACCTCAAGATCGACGATGTGGACATATGGAGCTTGGCTGCCAGCTCGCGGATAGTCATGTAGCGGACCTGGCCCATGTGGGCAATGACATACTTGTAAATCCTGATATCCGTCTCATTGAATGCATGGACGGTTTCATAAGGGAACAGGCTGCTGCCATCGTGCTGGGAAGATTGATCATTCATGGTAGCAATCCAATTATCGACTCATATCCGATTTCATATTCCTCGTCAATCAGGACGTAAGGAAGACCGTATTCGTTGCAAGCCATGAGATTAGCCCTGTTTTCAGCAATGAGTTCATCCTGGGATGGAGTATTACCGGGAAGGCGTTTTTCCGTGATGTTGGCAAAGGCTTGGATGTCTTCGAAATGATTGAGGATGTACGTATCGCTCATTACGAGGCAGATGAAGCGGATAGATGTCATATATTCAGAGGTAAAATCCTTGTGCCAGCTAAAGGGGATGTAACAGCCTTCAACAATCAGATTCTGCCCGTTTTCGATATTTGTCCTGATGATTTCACGGACAATTGGCCACAGGAATTCCGTTAATACATTATCATCATTTTCTGGCGTCAACGGGCAATGCCCGCTCCGAATGAGTCCCATCTTAAGATGGTCGATGGAGAGATAGGGATACTTGTACCGTTCCAGCAAGTGCTGTGCCAAAGTCGTTTTGCCTGTGTGGGTACTTCCGGTAATTAGAATAATCATGTTGAAGGGGTGTTTCTCTTTATTTCTCCTATGGGGCTGATTACCAAAATGTGCCTTTCAGTTGGAATCCCCAGTAATTAACGAGCCGCAACCGATGCTTGGTCTGGATTCTTTGGTTCCTGCTTTTTCAGGGAGAGGACGGACAGAATAGACTCAAGTTCAGTGCCGGGTTTTCTACTCATTGCAGGAACCTGTCGTACTCCGACCAGTTGGGGAGAAGTTCTTTTAATAAGACGGTTTTTCCGGATTCATAGTCCAACATGATCTGAATCTCTCCGCTGTGTTCATCCAATTGCATCATGTATTCGCGGCAGGCTCCGCATGGCGAGGCAGTTTTCCCATCAGGTGCTACGACAATGATCTTGTTGATTCGGCTTTCTCCGTTTGTAATCATATGGGCGATGGCATTTCTTTTCGCACACATACCCAATGACGATGATGTGTCGATGCAGACGCCTCCATAAATATTCCCCGACTTTGTTAATAGGGCGGCAGTGACTGCCCCTGCATCGATGAAGGGCGAAATGACTCTGCTATGGTGTACTTTTTCAGCAGCCTGATATAATTTATCCCAGATATCCATCTGTCGTGAAAGTTGATAAGGGGCTCCTGAAATTACAATTTCAAGGTTTCCAGATCATCGGGAATAAAAAGATTACCGGAGTAATACTTTTCCCCTTCATTCATGTAAAGTTCTTTGCGGTTATGAATGTTTTGATCCTCCGTGTGGTACAGAAGTAAATTTTCAACATCCAGATTTTCAGCCAGCTCACAGGCATCTTTAACCGTAGAGTGGTGTTTCTCGTAGGGCTTAAAGATATCTGCCTGGGAAAATAAACAAAATGCTTCATGCAAAAGCCATTTGCTATGCCTGGCATACTTTTCTGCTCCTGAATTGTAGGGTTCATCGCCACAGCAAGTGAGCTTTTTCCCATCGTCAAGTTCCATGCAAAAACCGAATTGTTTTGCTTTGGAAGAGTTGATATCAAAGAATATCACCTTCCTGCCGTTGATTTTGCGTTCTTCGCCATCAGATACGGTAACTAGATGAAACCGATGATCAAGGAAGCTTGCTTCTTTTTCCGAGAGAAGTTTCCCGGCCATGTCTCGAATTAACGCAATCACTTCATCGTGGGCATAAATATGGGCTTCACCTTCGTATTTGCCGCTTTTCATGAATTGGCAGATCAGGCGGACCATCCAGATGATTCCCATAAGATGGTCGATATGTTTATGCGTCACGAAAATTTCTTTGATATCCATCCAGTTTAATCCTGCGCACTTGAGTTGCTGAAGGATGGCATTTCCACCGCCTCCATCAACCATGAAGTATTTGCCGTTTTCCTCCAGGACAAAACAGGTGTTATAACATTCTGTTACAAGGGCATTGCCGGTTCCCAGCATTGTTAAATTCATAAATTGTCACCTCGAAAATGAATCAATGGAGTGCGTTTTGTCGGAGT
This is a stretch of genomic DNA from Akkermansia sp. N21116. It encodes these proteins:
- the nadB gene encoding L-aspartate oxidase; translation: MRTSDFLVIGSGVAGLSFALRAAKYGSVVVITKSSALESSSAKAQGGIAAVMDKDDSFKEHIEDTLVAGAGLCDESAVRVIVEEAPDAIRELLDWGVAFDQEENHHYELGREGGHSHRRILHAKDTTGLEISTKLLEAAKRSPNITLLEHHFAIDLITTGKLGLVTEDRVLGAYVLNRETGDVDIFRSDRVLLATGGTGRVYQYTTNPNSATGDGIAMAWRAGATISNMEFVQFHPTCFYNKRAEGAESRSFLISEAVRGEGGVLIGADGQEFMSRYDKRKSLAPRDIVARAIDSEMKRTGSPCVFVDISHKPEGFVEERFPLIYETCRKYGIDPAHEPIPVVPAAHYQCGGVLTDINGQSTLRGLFVAGETGCTGLHGANRLASNSLLECVVIAKRSLKSMLTKLPLGRGEPHEYPIPEWHHGDTALPDELAIIYHNWDEIRTLMQDYVSIVRTDKRLKRAAARLRMLHREVKEFYWGYRITPEILELRNLIAVASLIVDCAIRRKESRGLHYTSDYPAPAKDSAPSTIRRW
- a CDS encoding RecQ family ATP-dependent DNA helicase, giving the protein MHLMPHPLQTPESFLPLFGKQDFRPLQRNIIQTILDGRSCLGVLPTGSGKSLCYQLPAVMLNALTVVVSPLIALMRDQVDSLVRLGIAAARYDSSLTDEEKTEVLHAISSVTLSMVFVAPESLERQELQRAMEGVPLGLFVVDEAHCLSEWGHSFRPDYLGLPSYAKTRPFHAVLALTATATVRVREDLIRLFDIRANDAFCLPPSKENIRRSVRFVDEEVRNDALLEFLQSPGNTPGIIYVRTRKDTDNLAAWLQNRQIKARSYHAGMPTEARACIQDSFLAGKTDVLVATIAFGMGVDKQDVRSVVHFHPPTSPEAYVQESGRAGRDGQPAQSLIFISPGDTIAAGNRIRASLPDERSLEVALSRLLIRGRHVVSYYAATTESDLPETVFNRLLFDLKREGALKETGSGYQYYKVKPLFPLETILSGRNHEETERLHWLNAHREGEVEDAAIAFGISFAEACAWLADLDATGEWKTTFRQIAIELEPSPDALPPTVWRDRYVRLMYERMQHEQERFNIIMRFLTDGSCLSANLDYYFGFPSSPCGHCSACRNDQMKIPETRPATAMTDEEHLALAELVARNYPSLARAEQLTRFLIGQPGPAAMRARLWSHPLYGALTHLPWDDVWTEAYAILGR
- a CDS encoding acyltransferase, translated to MNTVPVQQDRIVFLDYLRAAACCMVILIHSFEFYYIGEGGKVNFSGPEATGWVTWFASALRIAVPLFVMVSSYLLVPLRESPGQFYRRRFTRVVIPFAIWSLLYALLPLSWGEISTDQATGNLQRLLYNFTDASGHLWFVYMLLGLYLFMPVISPWLRECSRKFELAFLAVWFLTTFYHYGRELVPGFYGECDWNEFGTLWYFSGFIGYVVLGHYIRTYIHWSPRRNVVTGLLLFLAGYAITAGVFHHRTETAVLVPELELSWRFCTFNVALMCTGIFLLFKALPSSQGRVYAFFRKVSEASYGMYLMHIFFLNMMFKLLNASLPFPISTFAIGISTIVITYLIARLLSIPRFGKYLIG
- a CDS encoding AEC family transporter, with translation MNSTDPVAVAFLAIIPVYLIIGLGWLARRMHWLLPNHEKPISKLAIDICYPCLVLSSMLGNEMLRSPAFSLEAAGAGFAGCMLGIASAWLVGKLFGYHIGTGLRTFTLAAGIQNYSFFVIPIIAVMFTTPGNPMMGILMTHNTGCEIAIWTVGLIILSGGFKNISPKVFLRGPLIGVTLGLFLVWTGIDRYVTPAPIKQTLQMLGNCAIPLCVFLFGATMYDSWKSVEWKPKTIISGIVGRLIVAPVLILLLAWLLPFSTEIKQIMVIQSAIPSAMIPVIIARQFGGLPGLAMQVCLVTTFVSFLTLPVWLAVGFKFVL
- a CDS encoding HAD hydrolase-like protein; amino-acid sequence: MIKMIAFDLDGTIGDTIPMCLQAFEEAVSPHAGHRLSETEIVQTFGLNETGMIRQIVHDRWKEALRDFLTAYRRLHDQCPCPFDGILELLDTLHARGIRLALVTGKGKESCRITLEQFKMSGLFCTIKTGSDKYSSKAPAIVDLMRQFRLRPDNFLYIGDTVSDISACREAGVDCLSAAWGTTADIPALEAANPSRVFRSVRELCNYLTKNINLPSIPRHPQFNNPPGKSISCRKNPSNYRIKSDEIRPRS
- a CDS encoding sugar O-acetyltransferase, whose product is MTELEKCLAGELYDCHNPIFLDYKNRTRELLASYNSLPYGRKQEKTHLLRQLFGSMGTNVSVATPFLCDYGRNMHLGNNVSINMNCTFVDCNEIRIGNNVLIASNVQIYTATHPIDLEERLVHDWNPESGAYFCHTRALPVRIGNGCWLGGGVIVLPGVTIGEGTVIGAGSVVTRNIPSHCVAAGNPCRVIRNINGTQQQ
- a CDS encoding MurR/RpiR family transcriptional regulator; translated protein: MNDQSSQHDGSSLFPYETVHAFNETDIRIYKYVIAHMGQVRYMTIRELAAKLHMSTSSILRFCIKVGCEGYSDFKKHLERERKLIQKIPARKDLRELLLYFQRTATSAFEQKISQAVEMVRTAQKVIFVGQGSSGTLAKYGARYFSNLGKFSIGLEDTHYPITESEDAHTVVIALSESGETREVIDIVQQFRLRQCSILSITNSPNTTLAHLSDENIDYNVKQQRINGGYNATTQVPALFIIEAIARRLVEETPPRFPKI
- a CDS encoding adenylate kinase; this encodes MIILITGSTHTGKTTLAQHLLERYKYPYLSIDHLKMGLIRSGHCPLTPENDDNVLTEFLWPIVREIIRTNIENGQNLIVEGCYIPFSWHKDFTSEYMTSIRFICLVMSDTYILNHFEDIQAFANITEKRLPGNTPSQDELIAENRANLMACNEYGLPYVLIDEEYEIGYESIIGLLP
- a CDS encoding cytidine deaminase produces the protein MDIWDKLYQAAEKVHHSRVISPFIDAGAVTAALLTKSGNIYGGVCIDTSSSLGMCAKRNAIAHMITNGESRINKIIVVAPDGKTASPCGACREYMMQLDEHSGEIQIMLDYESGKTVLLKELLPNWSEYDRFLQ
- a CDS encoding MBL fold metallo-hydrolase — translated: MNLTMLGTGNALVTECYNTCFVLEENGKYFMVDGGGGNAILQQLKCAGLNWMDIKEIFVTHKHIDHLMGIIWMVRLICQFMKSGKYEGEAHIYAHDEVIALIRDMAGKLLSEKEASFLDHRFHLVTVSDGEERKINGRKVIFFDINSSKAKQFGFCMELDDGKKLTCCGDEPYNSGAEKYARHSKWLLHEAFCLFSQADIFKPYEKHHSTVKDACELAENLDVENLLLYHTEDQNIHNRKELYMNEGEKYYSGNLFIPDDLETLKL